From Candidatus Poribacteria bacterium:
ATACCTATCCGAAGAGTGTGCTTGTCGAGCGCGCGAGAAACAATATCGCGCAGTGTCATGTGCTATCGGGTGAGAGCGAGAAGGGGCTTGCATCGCTCAAACGGTTTCTTTCGGAACATAAGGACAGTAGCTTAGCACCACGCGTGCAGTTTACAATCGGGATGCTCCTTATGGATAAGGGGAAATGGGCAGAGGCAAGCAGCGCATGGGAAGATGTCTATTCAACCTACCCAGAGAGCCCTTTTGCGGCAGTGAGTGAGAGATTGGCGCGGACGGTGAAAAACGCTGATACGCTTTCACGCCGTTCTCCGACGGTCGCTGCGGGACTTTCAGTGTTAGTGCCAGGGAGTGGACAGGTTTATAGTGGAAGGATGGTAGACGGACTCTACACCTTTGTGGGTATGGCGGTGTTGGGGAGTGCGAGTTTCTATTACGCGGATCAAGAGCGTTACGAAGTTGCGATACCTGTCGGCGTGTTGAGTCTGTTTTTCTATGGAAATGGTGTCTATCAAAGCATTCAATCGGCGCGGGTTTTCAATGCACAAAGTGAAACACAATTTCGTGGTCAACTTCGACGGGAAATTCGGGGTTCGGGGGTATTCGGAACCCTATCGCCTTTAAAAGACAAGACGGAATTCGTTATGTGGAAATATAGGTTTTGATATGACAACTGCCGGTTTCTTAATCTCTCTCATCGTCTTTGCAGCTGGTGGGACTGCGGGGGAGACGATTCAGCAATATCGTTACGCAGAGCAGCTTTTTGAATCGGGCGATTATCAAGCGGCACGGCTGGCATACAAACGCCTCCTCTTCTATCGACCTGACACAGAATTTAGGGATGTCGCGGACTATCGGGTTGCACAGAGTTACTACTATCAAAACCAACCTGAGCGTGCTGAACACCTATTCCGTGAATTTTTGGGCGTTCATCCGAATTCACCTTTTCGGTTTCGGAGCGAGTTGATGATTGGGCAGCTCCATTTTGATGCGGATGAGTATTCGCTGGCGCGAACGACACTCTTTGAGCTTCTACTCTCGAGTGAGGATACAGAAGTAACGGCGGCAGCGCACTATTTGCGGGGTTGGTGTTACGTTCATACAACCGATTGGGACAAGGCGATTGCGGAATGGCGACGCGTAGATACCTTCCAAACGGATACACCTTCTGAAAAAAATGCGAGTCAATTGGCGGACATACTTCTTGAAAGGACACCTCTCCCACACAAATCTCCACGAATGGCAGGATGGCTCTCTACAGTCGTCCCTGGAAGTGGACAGTTCTATGTAGGGCGGGTCAAAGAGGGTGTTCTCGCAGCAGTCTTGAGTGGGACGTTCAGCTATCTTGTAGCAGACGCAATCCGTGAGCGCCGCTACCTTGACTGTGCGGGTATCTCCTTGATTGGATGGCAATTTTATTGGGGCAACCGCGTCGAGGCACAGCGATTTGCTGCCGAATATAATTCGCATCGTGAGCGCGAATTAATTGAGACATTGAAAAAGTCAAGCGGGCGGCCCCTGCGTTGACAAAAGTCACCCTGGCGGTAAGGACGATTCCCGACGCTGGGTTCACCACGCCGCTTGCTTGAGAAATTCGAGTGCCATCAACGTATGCCCTTCTGCATTCGGGTGGACACCGTCTTGCGTTGTCCAAAGAGCGCCGGGACGGGCGGCGACTGCGTTGTCAAAAGCCGCGCTCGTCGAAATCAGCCGTGCGTCGAACGCTTCCGCGAGTCTATGGATACTTGCGTTGTAAGCGTCTACCTCCAGTGGGCGCGGCGCATCGACATCTTCTGCAACATAGAAAATTTCAAAGAGGAAAAGCGACGCCTCTAATTCAGTTTTCGCACGTGTAAGAATCCGGCGATAGCAGTCTTCCCAAATCGGTAGATAGTCCGTTGTTGAAACCCCTTCCGTGTGCTGTCGACTCGCATTGTTAATACCAATTTTCACCGAAAGCCATTTCGGTTTTTCGTCAATCACGTCGAGGTCCCACCGACTTTCCAAACCTTCAACGATATCCCCACTAATGCCTTTATTGACGTAGGTAATGCGACGTTCCGGGTATTTCGCGGTGATGAGTTCGGTGATTTTACGGACATAGCCGTGTCCGAGTGGGGCATGCGCATCGCGCCGGCCACAGTCTGTAATGCTATCCCCTATAAAAAGTACTTTATCTCCAGATTCAAACAATAAATTGTTCACAACGGGTCTCCTAAATGTGATATACTAAATTAGGTATCGGATGTCGGAGTTAAGGGTTATCAGTTACCAATTACCAGAGGATGCCGTTAAACGAGAACCTCGTAAGGGTTGGGTTACCCAACCCCTACAACTGAAAGATTTTTCGGAGACGGGGAAGCCTATAAGGGCTTCATACCGTTGATTCACCGCATTCTCACTGCGAAGCAAACTGACAACCAATACCTATAATCTACCATATTTTGGGTCACATGCCAACATGAAAAACATCGGCGTTTTGCACATCATCACGGATACGACACTCCAATCTCGATTTACGCACGCCGAATTAGCGGAACTGGCAATCGAAGGCGGCGCAGATACGATGCAATTCCGACAGAAATACGGAACGACGCGCGAATTAATAGCGATAGCGCAGTCGATGCAGAAGATATGCGCAAAACACAATGTGCCGTTGATCGTCAACGATAGAGCCGATATCGCACTGGCTGTTGGGGCGACAGGCGCGCACTTTGGACAGGACGATATGCCTGTTTCTATCGGAAGACGAATTCTATCTCCAGAGGCGATCCTTGGCGCATCTGCTCGAACCGAGGAGAAAATACTCGAAGCGATTTCGGAAGGTGCGGACTACATCGGGTTTGGACCTATCTATGGGACTACCTCAAAGCCGGATGCGGAAACGGCTAAAGGGTTGGAAAGGCTCCGCCGGATGTGCGACATCGCCGCGTGTCCGGTTATCGCGATTGGTGGCATTGGTATTCAGACTGCACGTGAGGTTATTCAAGCAGGGGCACACGGTATCGCGGTCATCTCTGCTGTTTGCGCCCACCCCGAACCGCAAGTCGCGGCGCGGGCATTACTGAACGAAATTCAGGAGGCGAAGGAAATATAATATGGATGGCAGA
This genomic window contains:
- a CDS encoding SGNH/GDSL hydrolase family protein translates to MTFRRPVVNNLLFESGDKVLFIGDSITDCGRRDAHAPLGHGYVRKITELITAKYPERRITYVNKGISGDIVEGLESRWDLDVIDEKPKWLSVKIGINNASRQHTEGVSTTDYLPIWEDCYRRILTRAKTELEASLFLFEIFYVAEDVDAPRPLEVDAYNASIHRLAEAFDARLISTSAAFDNAVAARPGALWTTQDGVHPNAEGHTLMALEFLKQAAW
- a CDS encoding tetratricopeptide repeat protein, with the protein product MTTAGFLISLIVFAAGGTAGETIQQYRYAEQLFESGDYQAARLAYKRLLFYRPDTEFRDVADYRVAQSYYYQNQPERAEHLFREFLGVHPNSPFRFRSELMIGQLHFDADEYSLARTTLFELLLSSEDTEVTAAAHYLRGWCYVHTTDWDKAIAEWRRVDTFQTDTPSEKNASQLADILLERTPLPHKSPRMAGWLSTVVPGSGQFYVGRVKEGVLAAVLSGTFSYLVADAIRERRYLDCAGISLIGWQFYWGNRVEAQRFAAEYNSHRERELIETLKKSSGRPLR
- the thiE gene encoding thiamine phosphate synthase, coding for MKNIGVLHIITDTTLQSRFTHAELAELAIEGGADTMQFRQKYGTTRELIAIAQSMQKICAKHNVPLIVNDRADIALAVGATGAHFGQDDMPVSIGRRILSPEAILGASARTEEKILEAISEGADYIGFGPIYGTTSKPDAETAKGLERLRRMCDIAACPVIAIGGIGIQTAREVIQAGAHGIAVISAVCAHPEPQVAARALLNEIQEAKEI
- a CDS encoding tetratricopeptide repeat protein; translated protein: MKTFLSVLGQYRSVPCAVSLIFLCAFPFPAVAVESSFADSLFQEGDYLNAAHEYKRLLFSHPDTPRIDFIAFRVAASYQNAGKLENAIGAYQFLIDTYPKSVLVERARNNIAQCHVLSGESEKGLASLKRFLSEHKDSSLAPRVQFTIGMLLMDKGKWAEASSAWEDVYSTYPESPFAAVSERLARTVKNADTLSRRSPTVAAGLSVLVPGSGQVYSGRMVDGLYTFVGMAVLGSASFYYADQERYEVAIPVGVLSLFFYGNGVYQSIQSARVFNAQSETQFRGQLRREIRGSGVFGTLSPLKDKTEFVMWKYRF